The window TGCACCATTTTGGCCCTTGAGTCCAAGTTTGCCCACCCCCCGTCATAAAACGGAAACATTCGATCACATtaaaccattttcttagctgcttatcctcacaagggtcgcgggtaatgctggagcctatcccagctgtgaacgggccggaggcggggtacacccagaactggttgccagccaatcgcagggaagatggagacacacagccgcactcacaatcacaccgagggggcaatttagggtgtccaattaatgttccgtgtttttgggatgtgggagggaaccggagtgcccggagaaaaacccacgcaggcgggtccgggatcgaacccgggacctcagaattgtgaggccaacactttaccagctgattcaccatgccgcctaacATCGCATTCATTTTGAATAATTTATAAAGTTTTCTGTTAACGCAATCCCATGTCCATAATTTGACAAATCTTATACGCAGGGTACTCAAAcgtctttatttttatgtgtgCATTTGATACGTGGGCGAACCATCGCATCGATCTGACAGCTGCACGACAGCTGTGCGCACCCGTGTGGGAGAATGTCAGGAGGCTGAAAACGGGGAGTGTTTCATTTGTGTGCGTTCATTGACTCGAGAAAGGGAAatggatcattaaaaaaaaaaaaaaaaaatcataccgcaAGCATTGTTTCAAGCGTGCTATGCTGAGGACCAGGCGTGCGAAAAGTCTCCGGAAGAGTCACGTTGGTGTGGGTGGGGTCGGAAAAAAGGAATGTTGCGCATGTCGGGCTGCCAAATCTCTTCAACTCTCCCAAATTATTCAGATACTGCACCTTAAAGTAGACAGGAAAAAGGTacagaaaatatccatccatccattttctttgccgcttatcctcacgagggtcggggtgAGTGCTGCAACTCTCTCCCAGCGGCAAGGGGCAaaatgcggggtacaccctgaactggttgccagccaattgcagggcacatcgagacaaacaaccgcactcacactcatacctaggggcaatttatccatcaattttctttaccgcttatcctcacgagggttgtggggagtgctggagcctatcccagctgtcaacgagcaggaggcggcagtacagtctgaactggttgccagccaatcgcagggcaccgagacaaacagccacacccacaatcacaccttggggcaatttagagtgtccaattaatgtttcatgtttttgggatgtgggaggaaaccggagtgcccgggagaaaacccacgcaggcacggggagaacaagcaaacaccacacaggcgggtccgggatcgaaaccgggacctcagaattgtgagtcaGACGCTTTTCCGGCTGAGTCACAGTTCCACCGTACAGAAAATATGCttttgatttccatttttttcgtcAAAAACCAAACCACCCATAGAGGAAAGTTTTTAACTCCTTTTTATTTGGAATCCTCCTCCAAATCACGTCatgtcatttttccatttcacaaaatatttacaaaaaaaagatactttcAAGTTGTTTAGTCCTCTCTCCTGTGTCATAAATGGCTTCTACGCAAGAAGGGTGATCAGTCCATTCTCGTTCTTTTAGAAAAAGATGTATATCGtcgtacttattttttttttttaactgcatacATTGTCTCTTCGTCtgagtgcttaaaaaaaaaaaatctcttcctTTGCGCACTTGACAGCTGCAATCAGGAAGCCAAGAGCTTTCGCGCACGCGTATGAATGTGTGCTCATTGAGAGGAAGTGACATCGTCGCCCTGAAGGAAGTTCGTTAATCTGCGTCGTCGGACCCTCTTCTTACTCCCCCGGAGTAGCTTGTAAAAACGGAGATTTCCCGTTAAGTTTAGGGCGTGTGGCGGGGGAGGAAAAGCGTCCTCGAAGTGCATTGTGGGTGTTTGGTGGAAGAGCCTGGGAAACGGTAACAAGTGCAACGACTGAGGGGAaaaggcgggggtggggggtggggggcgggggttggGTTCGTGACGACTACGTAAGGCAACGGACCTCTGCAGACGCTGAACCGGGAACGCTTGCGGGTTGACTCCACCCCCTTTTTAAGCCCCGCCCATTAAAAAAGTTCATTTGCATCTCTTgctgtataaataaaaacaaaacttcccTTCTgcctcctccctctctccctccttccttcagtctcttaaaacacgtttttttttcaacggctgttttcatttttgttacattttacaACACTGAccgaaaataaaaattaaaaaaaaaaaaagctcgacCCTGCCCCCGAATGTGTATACGTTGTATTCTAGAGGTgcgtgtgtgtaattttaaacgTGTGTAGGCTATAACGGCTTTGAAGCAGTCTACTGTAATCCCCTGGATATTCACGGCTGACCGTTGACAAATTTTccaatttgcaatttttgtgCTATTTATGAACAAGACGGCGACAGAGCCTTGGCTAACGGGAAAGGGGGTACATTGGTGCCAAGGAAGTATGACGCTGTGATGCATCTTAAATGCTTTATACATcagggaggagctaagtttagcctagGTCGTTAGCGCAAGTTATGGAGCGCGTTAAATGAAACAATACAACAATTTTCTATTAGACAAGGCGTTGGAAAGTGAATTTTTGTTGGGGGAGGCGATAGGTTGAAGCTAAATTTAACCTGGGTTGCGATGGAGAGTCGACATGAGCATGTACACACATACTTCttggagatttaaaaaataaaaacaaaatcacatccTCTAGAAGCCATTCATTTTTAAAGGGAATTTTTTCGAAGATGAATTCAAAATGATCATGGTTTAGGATCATAGTTTTGAGTGGGtaggtttagcctgggttgttaagAAGAGTCTTTGCAGCATGTCCAAttccagtgttgttttttttcgcaCAATCATATAATCTGTCATCCGTTTATTTCTAAATCTTGTGTAAAAttagtttaaaatatttgttttttagtttGTGGTGGATTAGTTTCACTATTAATATCCGCAATTCGGGAGGCGCCAATGACTTGCGAATAGCAGGGGATTACGTACGGCTGTGCACGCGCGTGTTTACGTGTGTTAACTGGTAACGTAGTGCTTTGCGGACGGCTGCCCGTACAGCCCGTAGAAGTCGGCGTGTCTGTGCGACTGCGAGGCGTCGATCCAGTCGCGCACCGCCAGGCCCTGCATGGACGGACCCCCGGAGGTCAGGCCGGGCGGCGGCGGGTAGTCCTGCGCGCTGACCCAAGGGAAGGAGCCGGAGCGCGGGTACGGCGGGTGACCGCGGTGGCCCGACACGGACGGCACCCCGGAACAGTAGCAGTTATCCATGGTGCACACCAGGATCTTGCGCCCGCCGTACTGCGGCAGCACCGCCTGCTGGGAGGAGTGCGAGGAGCCCCCGgtgccgccgcccccgccgccgccgggagGGAAGTGCGAGGAGCCGAAGACGGCGCCGGAATGGTGGTTTGCGGCGTCGACGATGTGAGGCGGCCCGCACGGCTGATTGCTGGACTGGCCCTCgccggaggacgaggaggacccGCCTAGGTATGGTTGCTTGctcgaagaagaagaggaggaggaggaggaggaagaagaagaagaggcgtCTTTAAAACTTGCCGCGCCATTCTTGCCGGAGTTTCCTTCCGGGAAGGCGGCAGAATGTTTCCGTTTCTCCGCTCCCGAGGACGAGCTCTGGCCGCTCGGGAAGGCCGGGACGGACTGCAGGAAGGTGGAGGGAGGGGTGAGCGGAGCTGGGGGGGGGAACAGAGCGCGTGTTAACGAAGAAAACACttttcatattttgcatttaCATGAAATTCCTACCTACTTTTAAGTATTAATTCTGATATGACCAAATGgctcaaaaatgtaaaaaaaaaaaaaaaaacatttattaattacATCCTTCATTCACCTACcttaaataattgtaatttcTGGTAAATAATAACATACGTTACATTTGAAAGATACGAACAGCACGTGTGTCCCAGAAAGTTGAGGCGCCGTCGGGTGGGCCCACTTAAAACGTTGTCCTTTGTccgtacacagtgaagaaaacaagtatttgaacaccttgctatattgcaagttctcccataatcatggaggggtcgtcctgtcccaagtgcagaaaaacacccccaaaagcatgatactaccacccccatgcttcacagaagggatggaactcatcattcgtcttccgccaaacacggttagtggaattatgaccaaaaagttccattttggtctcacctgaccacaaaaccttctcccattactcctctgtatcatgcaaatggtcattggcaaacttaagatgggccttgacatgtgctggtttaagcgggggaaccttccgtgccatgcatgatttcaaaccatgacgtctttgtgtattaccaacagtcaccttggaaacggtggtcccagctcttttcaggtcattgaccaagtcctgtcatgtagtcctagGCTGACTCCTCACCGTTttaaggatcaatgagaccccacgaggtgatatcttgaaattgaccgtcatgtttagcttcttccattttctcatgattgctccaacagtggaccttttttcaccaaagctgcttggcaatttctccgtagccctttccagccgtgtggagttataacaattttgtctctggtgtctttggacagctctttggtcttggccatgttacaagtgtgagtcttactgattgtatggggtggacaggtgtctttatgcagctaacaacctcacacaggtccatctgattcaggataatacatggagtggtggtggacttttaaaggcggactaacagaattctagctgctagacaggtgttcaaatacttatttgcatctgtatcacacaaatagtttaaaaaaaaaatcgtacattatgatttctggatttttctttttcgaaagatctctcacagtggacgtgcacctacaatgaaaatttcagacccctccatgatttctaagtggcagaactggcaatatagcagggtgttcaaatacttattttcttcactgtatactatACATGGTGACTGGCAATATCAATACTGCTTACATTTTTGTATTGCGAATTTTAACACCTTTTTGGGATCgccatattgtaaatattttttcttgagGGCGGAGTGTTgattcctcttttcatttcGCTATTCGCGCTAAGTCACCGACTAATGGCGGGGGGTTTACGGTCCAAGATACACCACTGAAAACGTTCCCTGGCGTAGACTTTCAAAATAATCTGACTTTGTACCTTCCAGCATTTTCTTCAAGCTCTTCTCCCGCCTGGAGATCTCAGAGAGGAAAAGCTTCGCGTTCAGATTGCCAACCTTGTAGGGGGGAAGAGTACTTCCCACGCATGCCTGAGACCTAACAAACATTGCAGGATTAGACACCAAGGCCAGGCAATAAGACCGCGTCACGGACGGGAAGGACCTGCCCCGCGTACCTGTCGGTGAGGATTTTGACAGGCTTGGTATTCTTCATGAAGCCCAGCTCCTCCGCCTTGCCGAACGCCGTGTTGATGGCGCTCAGCAGCTTGTGCGCCTCGTGCCGCTGCTCGCCCAGGGCCAGGACCTGGGCGGCGTTCTCCTGGCAGAAGCGCGCCTGCGCCCGCTCTAACGCCTCGAGTGTGCGCCCCAGGTCCTCCTCCAGGAGCTGGTGCATGCGCTGGTACTGCACGCGCACATCCTCCTTCAGCTCCAGCACACGGTCCTTGTGGCGGGGGAGGAGAAAGGGAAAGATCACCGTGTTAAGGACACAAAATGGAGGCTACAGTAATAGTCCACCCAAAAAGTACAGTATTCATATTGCTTCACCTTTCCCACATTTTATGTTACAGGTTTattgccaaacaaaaaaaaagtattttcccttCAAAATACGACACGCAACACTCCATAATGACAAGATGTAAAAGGTTCTCAGTGAAACTTTACCAAAgctatttaagaaaaaaaaaaaagatgctgtcAATTGcatatttacaaatatcatGTTTGGAGTTTTCCTTTTCATGTAGAGGGTGTTTGGAAAGtcatttttcagttattttgaTGACAGACATGTTTCTATATCGAACAAACAAGTGCCTCCTATATTTTATATCGAAAGATGTACATATGTCTCGATAGattatatataccgtaatttcataccctttcaactctgcggtttatgcggtgatgcggttaatttgtgcatttttttttctaacggccgcaagggggcactcgagcggaaaaggtaagagtgagaccgaatatgtGTGtcgtggaagtgacttttaccggccctgttagcactgcgctagcgttagcatgttgCTAGCGTGTCTCAAGAGATGTTTatcagtaagttttattttaacaggccctgttagcgctagcgttagcactgcactagcgttaaactctttccgtcTTTCTGTTGTAAATACCTTGTgttgtcggtttcaatgtgggcacttttacacggctgcggcgtgtgtatgtaccaaatggtatttcctttacaaatgtactgggtgctCCATAGGCTGGGTATTACagtatataacatatatatatagaacaTATCGGTGGTGTCGGGCAGAATCCTTGTCCTCAATAAAAAGAAAGCGACGCAGTGTCCAACAGTATTGAGTGGTCAAAAGACAGGAAATTGATGAAATTTGGAAATAGAGGAGATTTTTTACCCAACAAATTGACATGGTGTGCAGTGCCCATTGCTTCTGCGCATGTATGCATTGTAGCTTCACCGAGATCTCCGTAAAGTACatt of the Syngnathoides biaculeatus isolate LvHL_M chromosome 22, ASM1980259v1, whole genome shotgun sequence genome contains:
- the trim8b gene encoding E3 ubiquitin-protein ligase TRIM8b, whose amino-acid sequence is MPSCVVMASDMAETWKNCFEEELICPICLHVFSEPIQLPCKHNFCRACISEAWAKDSTLARCPECNHAYSQKPSLEKNHKLSNIVEKYNALSVEKVALPPPQCILCRRGPPLPAVKVCLRCNAPCCQSHVQTHLQQPCSALGHLLVEAEAVKAWTCPQHDEYRLYHCEAEQTAVCQYCCFARCHPSHGHAVADVELRRNDIRQSLLRQQERVEERVQEIEEQLCKLDSDKCVVEDRVLELKEDVRVQYQRMHQLLEEDLGRTLEALERAQARFCQENAAQVLALGEQRHEAHKLLSAINTAFGKAEELGFMKNTKPVKILTDRSQACVGSTLPPYKVGNLNAKLFLSEISRREKSLKKMLEAPLTPPSTFLQSVPAFPSGQSSSSGAEKRKHSAAFPEGNSGKNGAASFKDASSSSSSSSSSSSSSSKQPYLGGSSSSSGEGQSSNQPCGPPHIVDAANHHSGAVFGSSHFPPGGGGGGGTGGSSHSSQQAVLPQYGGRKILVCTMDNCYCSGVPSVSGHRGHPPYPRSGSFPWVSAQDYPPPPGLTSGGPSMQGLAVRDWIDASQSHRHADFYGLYGQPSAKHYVTS